DNA sequence from the Butyricimonas faecalis genome:
AATCATCAGCAATAGTTTCTACTGAAAACTATTGGAAATCCTACTGAAATTCTATGGAAATAATCCCACTTAGTCGTTGCTCAGCCGTTGTTCAAACGTTGCTCAAACGTTACGGGTTGGTTCAGCTACGAGTAAACTTCGAATGAGCACTGGGTATGTGGGATTATTTGGGTATATTTACTACTTTATTTGGGTAAGATTTGAGTAGTATCGAACTCTCTATTGTTGCAGATCTTAAAGTTGATAAATAATTACTTCTCTCTATTCGGTTTGCCGGGTATGCTTGAAAATCCATTCAAGTCGTTTACTTGTATAACTCTTGATGCAAGTGATTTCATGTGTCCATCCGTTTTCAATGTCAAAAGCGCTTTCTCCTCCTAATTCATTCAAGTGATTGATAAAATCTTCTACTACGGTTATATCCATGATTTCATCAGCTGTTCCCATTACAGTGTAGACTGGAGTTCGGGCAACATTTGAAGCATTGCATCCCGAGGGTTTCCCGGCCACGGGCATGGCGGCCGCGAATAGATCCGGATAAGAGGATATCATGCTCCAGGTGCCAGTGCCACCCATGGATCCTCCAAAAATATAAATACGCTTCGTGTCAATGACCCCGCTAGCCGCGTATTCGTCTATCAGAGATTTTAATACTCCGTTCATGCTTCCGCCCCATGACTTATTTGAGGGGCATTGGGGAACGAGAAATATGGAATTAATCTGGTGTGAAACGAGGTAATTACCGATAGAATCAATTCCAACCTCGTTCATTTGTGTTGTATTGTCGTTTCCCTTGCTTGTACCCCCGTGCAGGTAAAGGACTAGTGCGGCCTTTTTATTGTCTGTCGCGGAGATCGCGGCTTTTCTATAAGGCAAATTTACACTTTGATATATACCTTGCTCGTACGAAAAGGATATGGATTCCGGGGTTGGTTCCGGAATGGGATCCGATTCTTCTTCTTTTTCATGACCTGTTGAACATGACGCGAGAGTAAATAGCATCATCAGTGCTAAAAATGTAAATATGTGTTTCATGTCATTAATTTATTTAATAAAACCAACTACTTCGCATTTAATCTTTTTCTTGGTGAGCACCTGCTTGTAAATCACTCCGTCATAAACGAAACGGGTTCCGTCCGGAGTTTCTATCGTCTTGACCCCGGATGCCGGTAATTCTGCGACGGTCATCCCTATTTCTGGACGTACAACTTGATACAGCTTGTTTATTTTGCGATAATATATACCGGTAGCATAATAGTATGGCACATGCCGGAAGTGAATGACAGCACAATGATGTGGCCGTTTGTGGAAATGTTGGATGGCGTGCCTGTGTGGTCTTGTGATAGAATTGATCGTTGAGGTTTTAGCTGCCGTAGATTTACTTGCCGCACTTGTGC
Encoded proteins:
- a CDS encoding carboxylesterase family protein, which translates into the protein MKHIFTFLALMMLFTLASCSTGHEKEEESDPIPEPTPESISFSYEQGIYQSVNLPYRKAAISATDNKKAALVLYLHGGTSKGNDNTTQMNEVGIDSIGNYLVSHQINSIFLVPQCPSNKSWGGSMNGVLKSLIDEYAASGVIDTKRIYIFGGSMGGTGTWSMISSYPDLFAAAMPVAGKPSGCNASNVARTPVYTVMGTADEIMDITVVEDFINHLNELGGESAFDIENGWTHEITCIKSYTSKRLEWIFKHTRQTE
- a CDS encoding DUF6515 family protein, giving the protein MKKLIFILMSLCLIGTSQSTSAASKSTAAKTSTINSITRPHRHAIQHFHKRPHHCAVIHFRHVPYYYATGIYYRKINKLYQVVRPEIGMTVAELPASGVKTIETPDGTRFVYDGVIYKQVLTKKKIKCEVVGFIK